One window from the genome of Hippocampus zosterae strain Florida chromosome 7, ASM2543408v3, whole genome shotgun sequence encodes:
- the mllt11 gene encoding protein AF1q produces MMEKSSSQYDSFLFWRQPIPALDLSELRELGLLDGPRNQARDELIGRDPHEEELTEFSAFNYWRDPIADVDVLLADLNLLL; encoded by the exons ATGATGGAGAAATCAAGCAGCCAGTACGACTCGTTCCTGTTCTGGAGGCAACCCATCCCGGCCCTGGACCTTTCCGAGCTGCGGGAGCTGGGCTTGCTCGATGGACCTCGCAACCAGGCCCGTGATGAGCTGATTGGACGGGACCCGCAC gaggaggagctgaCCGAGTTTTCTGCCTTCAACTACTGGAGGGATCCAATCGCCGATGTGGACGTGTTGCTGGCAGACCTCAACCTGTTGCTCTGA
- the LOC127604984 gene encoding uncharacterized protein LOC127604984: MYPDVVSKASKHIVHLWPLLVYSVPISTVETLERKVSSHLRRWLGLPKSLSSIALYGNSNKLQLPFKSLEEEFKVTRAREVVQYRDSRDPKVAKAGIQVRTGRKWRAEEAVEEADARLRHRCLTGVVTRGRAGLGSFPSPQLNTKGMEGRRLVQDEVRAAVEYTRTCKAVGMKQQGAWTRWENAVERKVTWAELWKAEPQRVKFLIQAVYDVLPSPSNLHTWGIAETPACPLCSKRGTLEHILGGCTRALGDGRYRWRHDQVLKTIAEAITAGLAWAKQFRPSNKTIAFVRAGDKPTAASRTSSAGILTSARDWQLLVDLEKKLKFPSHIAVTTLRPDIVLVSESTKQAVLLELTVQWEDRLEEAFERKLSKYAGLVSDCQLAGWRARCFPVEVGCRGFAAHSLARAYCSLGIDGERKRRAIRNTTEAAERASRWLWLKRGDPWSHGS; the protein is encoded by the exons ATGTACCCGGATGTTGTGAGCAAGGCATCCAAG CACATAGTGCAcctgtggcccctcctggtctactccgtccccatctcgacagttgagaccttagagaggaaggtcagcagccacctccggagatggctaggacttccaaagagcctgagcagcatcgctctctacggaaacagcaacaaactgcaactgcccttcaaatccttggaggaggaatttaaggtcaccagagccagagaagtggttcaatacagggactcaagagatccgaaggtggctaaggctgggatccaagtgaggactggcaggaaatggagggcagaggaagcggttgaagaggcagatgcaaggctccggcacaggtgcttaactggagtggtcacacgaggtcgagctgggctaggatcctttccatctccccagctgaacaccaaggggatggaggggcgacgtcttgtccaggacgaggtgagagcagcagtggagtacacaagaacctgcaaggctgtgggaatgaaacaacagggtgcttggacaagatgggagaacgcagttgagaggaaagtgacctgggcagagctttggaaagcagagcctcaacgcgttaaattcctcatccaggcagtttatgatgtgctcccaagcccgtcaaatctgcacacatggggcatagcagagacaccggcatgcccactgtgctccaagcgaggaaccctggaacacatcctcggtggctgcacaagggcacttggagatggacggtacaggtggaggcatgatcaagtccttaagactatcgcggaagccattaccgcagggctggcatgggctaaacagttccgcccctccaataaaaccatcgcctttgtcagagctggggacaagcctaccgcggccagcagaacatcatctgcaggcatcctgacatctgcaagagactggcagttgttggtggatcttgaaaaaaagctgaagttccccagccatattgcagttaccaccctacgacctgacattgtcctcgtatcggagtccaccaaacaagcagtgctgctggagctgacagtgcagtgggaagatcgcttggaagaagcctttgagaggaagctctccaagtacgcaggactggtcagcgactgccagctggctggttggagagcaaggtgtttccctgtggaggttggttgcagaggatttgcagcccattccttggccagagcctactgtagtttaggcatcgatggagagaggaaaaggagagccatccgcaataccactgaagcggcagaaagagcctcaagatggctgtggctcaaaagaggagatccatggagtcatggtagctag